ACAGATCGAACAGGATCTCCGCCACCGTGCGGTCGCGTTGGCCGGGCTCCCGCTGCTGGATGAACCAGGCGTTCTCGACGGCCCGCGTGGCGTCGAGAATCACCTTGATGCCGCGCTCATGTGCAAACTCATATACCGCCTTCATGTTGGCCAGGCTGATCGGCTGCCCGCCGGCCATGTTCACCGTGGCCGCCACCGACAGGTACGGCACGCGCTCGGCGCCCACCTCGTCGACCAGCGCGGCGAGCCGCACGAGGTCGAGGTCGCCCTTGAACGGATGCTCGGAGCGCGGATCGTGCGCTTCGGCGATGATCACGTCGTGGAAGGTGGCGCCCGCCAGCTCCTGATGGGCGCGGGTGGTGGTGAAGTACATGTTGCCGGCCACGTGATCGCCGGGTTTGATCATCACGCGCGACAGGATGTGCTCGGCACCGCGGCCCTGGTGGGTGGGGATCACGTGCTCGTATCCGTAGCGGTCGCGCACGGCCTGTTCGAGATGGAAGAAGTTGCGCGATCCGGCGTACGCTTCGTCGCCGAGCATCATCCCCGCCCACTGCCGGTCGGACATCGCGCTCGTGCCCGAATCGGTGAGCAGGTCGATGTACACATCCTCGGATCGAAGCAGGAAGGTGTTGTAGCCGGCATCGCGAATGGCACGCTCGCGTTCGCGGCGGTCGGTCATCTTGATCGGCTCGACGACCTTGATCTTCCAAGGCTCGGCCCAGCTGCGCGTGGTCATGTACGGTCCCCTGGCGGAATGACAAGCGTGCGACGCGCCAGATCGCGCGCCGCCGCTGCGCTCAAGGTCAACAGGGGAAGGCCGGCCGTCAGTCAGGGATCCGGAACGACGCTGTCCGGCAGTGCCTGACAGGCCGGGCGCCGGGACTCAGCCGCCGCGCGGACCGCGTCCCGCGCGGGCGATCCGGCTCAACTTGTCGTGCGAATCGCCGAGCACGTCGTCGGCCTTCTTGCGCTGGTCGTCGGTGAGCAGGGCGCGCGCGTCCTTCTCCACCGAATCGTAGCGCTCGCGAACGCCGCCGATGATGAGCCGCGTGAGCGTGCCCACGGTGCGCGCCGTGGCCGCGTCGTCGTCGGACATGCCGGACCCTCCGCGCGGCATCTGGCGGTTGAGGGAATCGAGCGCGCGGAACGGCATCCGATGGGCCGAGTCGAGCTTCGCCTCCATGTCCCTGAGCTTCACCGTCTGCTCGTCGGTGAGCTTCAGGTCCTTGTGCTTGTCGAGGAGGATCGCGAGCGGATCGAGTTCCTGCAGGTCGCGCGC
This DNA window, taken from Gemmatimonadaceae bacterium, encodes the following:
- a CDS encoding tyrosine phenol-lyase codes for the protein MTTRSWAEPWKIKVVEPIKMTDRRERERAIRDAGYNTFLLRSEDVYIDLLTDSGTSAMSDRQWAGMMLGDEAYAGSRNFFHLEQAVRDRYGYEHVIPTHQGRGAEHILSRVMIKPGDHVAGNMYFTTTRAHQELAGATFHDVIIAEAHDPRSEHPFKGDLDLVRLAALVDEVGAERVPYLSVAATVNMAGGQPISLANMKAVYEFAHERGIKVILDATRAVENAWFIQQREPGQRDRTVAEILFDLCRYSDGATMSGKKDSLVNIGGWLGLRDDVVAEKARNLVVVFEGLHTYGGLAGRDMEAMAIGIEESVQEDHIRSRIGQVLYLGNQLMEAGVPVVRPIGGHAVFLDAAAILPHLDREQFPAQALAAALYVESGIRAMERGTVSSGRDPQTGANRMPKLELVRLTIPRRVYTQAHMDVTAESVIAVYQKRERVAGLKFTYEPEYLRFFQARFEPVGAPGIFADSGATAAAATAG
- a CDS encoding Spy/CpxP family protein refolding chaperone codes for the protein MRRTVVVSALILMLPALASAQRGGGTRSEATKRSDFGFDSSDSFGRRPAAVSARDLQELDPLAILLDKHKDLKLTDEQTVKLRDMEAKLDSAHRMPFRALDSLNRQMPRGGSGMSDDDAATARTVGTLTRLIIGGVRERYDSVEKDARALLTDDQRKKADDVLGDSHDKLSRIARAGRGPRGG